One Candidatus Saccharibacteria bacterium RAAC3_TM7_1 genomic region harbors:
- a CDS encoding hypothetical protein (RAAC3_TM7_1_398), producing the protein MEKTNNMNDSQGAKQQIVERIKSSSNILVTVSTDPSVDELSAALGLTIMLNNIDKHATAVVSGAIPPAITFLDPEKTFENTVDSLRDFIIALDKEKADHLRYKVDGDVVKIFITPYRTTITSDDLEFSQGDYNVELVLALGVKTKEHLDAALTAHGRILHDATVATISCGGESSNLGSIDWTEANASSLSEMLVALSEALKGDKPLLDEQVATAFLTGIVAATDRFSNNRTSSKVMTMAAQLMAAGANQQLIAAKLEEAHEIGEDKGAKDGGQGNPDGTTPLDENTPTKLKKEDATAPDSATKDDGSLDISHKKEEMIEEAAAATAEKNQTDAAKQAEENLAKQLETVAPAAAKPSVADLQKDLAAASSEVEKAAEQPIGSPEAALPPVSPASGQEAGPVMGGTLNATAEQAQKDKEKELEDDRNKTILTHEDGDYAKSNDSSFQAPFNAASKPSDEPPSVDIFKDQGLIATPEQSPSTPPTSGETLADIERQHRHSDDHNEAQAAVAAAYEAAPFDPAHNPQVDIGAQPLGDVPHSSPLTAALPPQPSVVPPALPPVPDDFSALPLPPPPPVPSFDQPQGPLPPEQLGQIFGSPSPDQPTALPPQPKDPNQFQIPNQR; encoded by the coding sequence ATGGAAAAAACGAACAACATGAACGACAGCCAGGGCGCAAAGCAACAGATTGTCGAACGAATCAAAAGTTCGAGTAATATTTTAGTGACCGTCAGTACCGATCCGTCGGTTGACGAATTGTCGGCTGCCCTCGGTCTCACCATCATGCTGAACAATATCGATAAACACGCGACAGCGGTGGTCAGTGGAGCGATCCCGCCAGCGATAACGTTTCTCGATCCGGAAAAAACATTTGAAAATACGGTCGACTCACTGCGAGACTTTATCATCGCGCTTGATAAGGAAAAAGCCGACCACTTACGCTATAAAGTCGACGGTGATGTCGTAAAAATCTTCATTACACCGTACCGCACGACGATTACATCTGATGATCTGGAATTTAGCCAGGGTGACTACAACGTAGAATTAGTCCTTGCTCTTGGGGTTAAGACGAAGGAGCATCTGGATGCCGCACTTACTGCTCATGGACGGATTTTGCATGACGCTACGGTCGCGACCATTAGTTGCGGTGGCGAATCGAGCAATCTCGGTAGTATTGATTGGACTGAAGCCAACGCGAGCAGTCTGAGTGAAATGCTCGTGGCGCTCTCTGAAGCGCTTAAGGGCGACAAACCGCTCCTCGACGAGCAGGTAGCAACCGCCTTTCTGACGGGTATCGTTGCGGCGACGGACCGTTTCAGTAATAATCGTACCAGCTCGAAAGTGATGACGATGGCGGCACAACTAATGGCCGCCGGTGCTAATCAACAGCTGATTGCTGCGAAACTAGAAGAAGCACATGAAATCGGTGAAGATAAAGGCGCCAAGGATGGTGGGCAAGGAAATCCTGATGGCACGACACCTCTAGACGAAAACACGCCTACCAAGCTGAAAAAGGAAGACGCAACCGCTCCAGACAGCGCAACAAAAGACGACGGCTCACTCGATATTTCCCACAAGAAAGAGGAAATGATCGAAGAAGCTGCAGCGGCTACGGCTGAGAAAAACCAGACTGATGCAGCGAAGCAAGCCGAGGAAAATCTGGCCAAGCAGCTCGAAACGGTTGCACCAGCGGCAGCGAAACCTTCGGTCGCTGACCTTCAAAAGGATCTGGCGGCTGCCAGTAGTGAAGTAGAGAAGGCAGCTGAGCAGCCGATCGGTTCACCGGAAGCAGCCTTGCCACCAGTTAGTCCAGCCTCCGGACAAGAAGCCGGTCCGGTCATGGGGGGAACGCTGAACGCGACAGCCGAACAAGCCCAAAAAGACAAAGAGAAAGAGCTTGAAGACGACCGCAACAAAACAATTTTGACTCATGAAGATGGCGATTATGCAAAGAGCAATGATTCGTCATTCCAGGCACCGTTTAACGCTGCTAGCAAACCAAGTGATGAGCCGCCAAGCGTCGATATCTTTAAGGATCAAGGTCTGATAGCCACACCGGAACAATCTCCGTCAACGCCACCGACCAGCGGGGAAACACTTGCCGATATCGAACGTCAGCATCGCCACAGCGATGATCATAACGAAGCTCAAGCCGCGGTCGCTGCGGCGTACGAAGCAGCACCGTTTGATCCTGCGCACAACCCACAAGTGGATATTGGTGCTCAGCCTCTTGGAGATGTGCCGCATAGTAGTCCACTCACCGCTGCGCTTCCTCCTCAGCCAAGTGTAGTACCTCCAGCATTGCCGCCAGTCCCGGATGATTTTTCAGCGTTGCCGCTGCCACCACCGCCACCGGTTCCGAGCTTTGACCAACCACAAGGGCCACTACCGCCCGAGCAACTTGGGCAAATCTTTGGCTCGCCGTCTCCCGACCAGCCAACAGCGCTTCCTCCTCAGCCAAAAGATCCAAACCAGTTCCAGATTCCAAACCAACGCTAG
- a CDS encoding tRNA pseudouridine synthase B (RAAC3_TM7_1_399) codes for MQFDLSKAKDGVLLVDKPAGWTSFDVCAKIRGQIRAEYQQQGIKPTKRQLRVGHAGTLDPFATGLLIVLLGDATKKADEFLKLDKVYEATIRLGQVSTTGDPEGDLTNVSDRQPTREEIEQVLTQFTGDIEQRPPVFSAIKIDGKRAYKLARNGEMIEMPLRKVTIYSLELLGYSYPELKIRTHVSSGTYIRSLAVDSGEVLGTGAYCSELRRVKIANYSVKEASLPSG; via the coding sequence GTGCAGTTTGATCTCTCGAAAGCCAAAGACGGTGTTCTACTCGTCGATAAGCCAGCCGGTTGGACGAGTTTTGACGTTTGTGCAAAAATCCGCGGACAGATACGCGCCGAATACCAGCAGCAGGGTATCAAGCCAACTAAACGCCAGCTAAGAGTTGGTCATGCCGGCACGCTCGATCCGTTTGCGACAGGGCTGTTAATTGTGCTGCTCGGTGACGCCACAAAAAAGGCAGATGAGTTCCTGAAACTTGATAAAGTCTATGAGGCTACTATTCGACTTGGACAGGTGAGCACGACCGGTGATCCGGAAGGGGATCTGACAAATGTTTCCGACCGCCAACCGACGCGTGAGGAAATCGAACAAGTACTTACACAGTTTACCGGTGACATCGAGCAGCGACCACCAGTCTTTAGCGCGATCAAAATCGATGGAAAACGTGCCTATAAGCTAGCGCGAAACGGAGAAATGATCGAGATGCCACTCAGGAAAGTGACGATCTACTCACTAGAGCTCCTCGGCTACTCATATCCTGAGCTAAAAATTCGCACGCATGTCAGCAGCGGTACATATATTCGAAGCCTTGCGGTGGATAGTGGAGAAGTATTAGGAACTGGGGCGTACTGTAGCGAACTACGCCGTGTGAAGATAGCAAATTATAGTGTCAAAGAAGCGAGTCTACCTTCTGGGTAA
- a CDS encoding hypothetical protein (RAAC3_TM7_1_400) has translation MVSHEYDDNSLELELSQEELRSLLGLLAQKLISKGEITEPDGVIPATPEAGQPRAFTLPLNSKVVREVFYPDDQELIPSTGSQIEYTTAHRLEPDDPAVYEGIVVRCASRLFNTDITVEDFFIIGRQDDHFTGTIDRDYSKDNRVISPNDFGYDNALDSDDKIVEALWDANALQRPLTLDDAQKLRQLADILGN, from the coding sequence ATGGTAAGTCATGAATATGATGACAATTCTCTCGAACTTGAATTATCTCAGGAAGAGCTTCGATCGCTCCTCGGGCTGCTTGCCCAGAAACTTATCTCCAAAGGAGAGATCACTGAGCCAGACGGGGTGATACCGGCAACTCCTGAGGCAGGGCAGCCTAGAGCGTTCACGTTGCCGCTTAACTCAAAAGTGGTACGAGAGGTATTTTATCCTGATGATCAAGAACTTATCCCTAGTACAGGCAGTCAGATTGAATACACCACGGCGCATAGGTTGGAGCCAGATGACCCCGCAGTATATGAAGGGATCGTGGTGCGCTGCGCCTCGCGGCTATTTAATACTGATATCACTGTAGAAGACTTCTTTATAATCGGCAGACAAGATGATCATTTTACTGGCACTATTGATCGTGATTATTCCAAGGACAATCGAGTGATTAGCCCGAATGATTTCGGGTATGATAATGCTCTCGACTCAGACGATAAGATCGTTGAGGCGCTATGGGACGCAAACGCCTTACAGCGCCCACTAACGCTTGATGATGCGCAAAAGCTACGTCAGTTGGCTGACATCTTGGGCAACTAG
- a CDS encoding 30S ribosomal protein S15 (RAAC3_TM7_1_401): protein MITKENKANAIAATQTSKKDVGSPQAQVSVLTARIKEITDHLKGNKHDHMARRGLIQMVGRRKRLLKYLERRDFDAYKTVVAKLGLRK from the coding sequence ATGATCACTAAAGAGAATAAAGCGAACGCAATTGCTGCGACACAAACGAGTAAAAAGGATGTTGGGAGTCCGCAGGCGCAGGTATCTGTCCTGACTGCTCGTATTAAAGAGATAACCGATCACCTAAAAGGCAACAAGCACGACCACATGGCACGCCGTGGGCTGATTCAGATGGTAGGCCGTCGTAAGCGCCTCCTGAAGTACCTCGAACGGCGCGATTTTGATGCTTACAAGACAGTTGTTGCAAAACTCGGCCTCCGCAAATAG
- a CDS encoding hypothetical protein (RAAC3_TM7_1_402), producing the protein MNRRRCATVITMNDRYVKLADYAEVSAKVSQIATQIITDHPTSPLFVSLLRGAAPFSSRLMTEIVRKSPTYHPELDYMMVSTYGDGRHAGEPHIVTDLAPSTEVNGRDVIVIDDVLDKGITASFVFNHLRNRGASHLQLAVICEKDVGRELPIVAEYKGFIFGDKWLVGMGMDDPHVAKEGYRWLEEIWEAK; encoded by the coding sequence ATGAACAGACGACGATGTGCTACAGTAATTACTATGAATGATCGCTACGTTAAACTCGCTGACTATGCCGAAGTATCGGCGAAAGTTTCCCAGATTGCTACACAGATTATCACCGACCATCCCACATCTCCCCTGTTCGTGTCATTACTGCGCGGTGCGGCGCCATTTAGCTCGCGACTAATGACTGAAATCGTCCGCAAATCGCCCACTTACCACCCGGAACTCGACTATATGATGGTCAGTACCTACGGCGACGGCCGTCACGCCGGCGAACCGCATATTGTCACCGATCTCGCTCCTTCTACTGAAGTGAACGGACGTGATGTTATCGTCATTGACGATGTACTCGACAAGGGTATCACGGCAAGCTTTGTCTTCAATCACCTACGCAATCGAGGGGCGAGCCATCTCCAACTCGCCGTGATTTGCGAGAAGGACGTTGGCCGCGAACTCCCTATCGTTGCCGAGTATAAAGGCTTTATCTTCGGCGACAAGTGGTTGGTCGGCATGGGTATGGATGACCCTCACGTTGCCAAAGAAGGCTACCGCTGGCTCGAAGAAATCTGGGAAGCCAAATAA
- a CDS encoding hypothetical protein (RAAC3_TM7_1_403) — MSTINPNGKEIISVSADVCGKPLTLEVNRVGFRTTASVLVKYGDTIVLGTTQIGSRPIQLDYFPLSVDYEEKMYAAGKISGSRFIKREGRPSDEAVLIGRIIDRPIRPLFPKGYRAEVQVVASVLSMDPTFRPDMVAMIAASAALSISGAPFDGPVAGLRVGRVNGEFKAFLTPEEREASDLDLVVAGIESGVVMVEAGANQVDEEVIIDAITWAHGAMQPAIALQKELAEKIATAPIDYELVLPNEAIQAEVDEWTHEKLGEKLQRPYPERNEMINELRWKFHEDMAKKVGDTYDEQRDEYDEAFTMALHKDVRRGIVEEQTRPDGRKLDEIRPLSSEVGILPRTHGSSLFTRGVTQGMNIITLAPLSYAQMVDTMEVTDGERRYMHHYNAPGYTVGEVRRLGSPGRREIGHGYLAERAVLPVLPTEEEFPYAIRSVTEIMSQNGSTSMAATCSSVLALMDAGVPLKAPVSGIAMGLMMDGEKPYVLSDIADAEDFAGDMDFKVTGTEHGITAVQMDMKLHGLPVSVLAEAIRGSTAGRKHILEHMLTTLAAPRTSLSPYAPRIEKIKINPEKIGAVIGKGGEVINKITSETGAEIDIKDDGLITVASANADSIKKALDWIKSLTEEPEVGRIYEGTVVSIKDFGAFVNIMPGTDGMVHISQLSDKRVEKVTDVLHEGQVVKVKLTGIDERGRLSLSLKDAE; from the coding sequence ATGTCTACAATAAACCCTAATGGCAAGGAAATTATTTCCGTTTCTGCCGATGTGTGCGGCAAGCCGCTCACACTCGAAGTTAATCGCGTCGGCTTTCGTACAACCGCTAGTGTGCTGGTAAAGTACGGCGACACCATCGTGCTTGGCACCACACAGATCGGCAGCCGGCCGATTCAGCTCGACTATTTCCCACTGAGTGTCGACTATGAAGAAAAAATGTATGCAGCTGGGAAAATAAGCGGCAGCCGCTTTATCAAGCGCGAAGGCCGTCCTAGTGACGAGGCAGTCTTAATCGGTCGTATTATCGACCGTCCGATCCGCCCGCTTTTTCCAAAAGGCTATCGCGCCGAAGTACAAGTAGTTGCCAGTGTGCTTTCGATGGACCCAACGTTCCGCCCCGATATGGTTGCCATGATTGCCGCCAGTGCCGCACTAAGCATCAGTGGCGCGCCGTTTGACGGTCCGGTAGCGGGGTTACGGGTTGGTCGTGTAAACGGCGAATTTAAGGCTTTCTTGACCCCCGAAGAGCGGGAGGCATCTGATCTTGATCTTGTCGTCGCCGGTATCGAAAGTGGCGTCGTCATGGTAGAAGCTGGTGCTAACCAAGTCGATGAAGAAGTTATTATCGACGCGATCACGTGGGCACATGGCGCCATGCAGCCGGCAATTGCACTGCAGAAGGAACTGGCTGAGAAGATCGCTACCGCACCAATCGACTATGAGTTGGTCTTACCTAACGAAGCTATTCAGGCCGAAGTTGACGAGTGGACACACGAAAAACTTGGCGAAAAGCTCCAGCGACCCTACCCAGAACGCAATGAAATGATCAATGAACTTCGTTGGAAGTTTCATGAAGATATGGCTAAAAAAGTCGGTGATACATACGATGAGCAGCGCGATGAATACGATGAAGCCTTTACGATGGCGCTTCATAAAGACGTCCGCCGCGGTATCGTGGAAGAGCAAACCCGTCCTGACGGCCGTAAGCTCGATGAAATCCGCCCGCTCAGCTCTGAAGTTGGCATCCTACCGCGCACGCACGGCTCGAGCCTGTTTACGCGCGGCGTCACTCAGGGCATGAATATTATCACGCTGGCACCACTGAGCTACGCACAGATGGTTGACACTATGGAAGTTACTGATGGCGAACGTCGGTACATGCACCACTACAATGCGCCAGGCTATACGGTCGGCGAAGTTCGTCGCCTCGGCTCGCCGGGACGTCGTGAGATTGGTCATGGCTACCTAGCTGAACGTGCCGTTTTGCCGGTGCTACCAACCGAAGAGGAATTCCCGTACGCGATTCGCAGCGTCACTGAAATTATGAGCCAAAACGGTTCAACCTCTATGGCCGCTACCTGCTCAAGTGTTCTCGCGCTGATGGACGCCGGAGTACCACTGAAAGCGCCTGTTTCGGGTATTGCTATGGGTCTGATGATGGATGGCGAAAAGCCGTACGTACTGTCTGATATTGCCGATGCCGAAGATTTTGCTGGTGATATGGACTTTAAGGTGACCGGTACCGAGCACGGTATTACGGCTGTCCAGATGGATATGAAGTTGCACGGCTTGCCTGTCTCTGTCCTCGCAGAAGCAATTCGTGGTTCGACTGCAGGTCGCAAGCACATCTTAGAGCATATGCTGACGACTCTGGCGGCGCCTCGCACCAGCCTCAGCCCGTATGCGCCACGCATCGAGAAGATCAAGATCAATCCTGAGAAGATCGGGGCAGTGATTGGCAAGGGCGGTGAAGTCATCAATAAGATTACGTCTGAAACCGGCGCCGAGATCGACATAAAGGATGACGGCCTCATCACGGTAGCCAGCGCCAATGCTGACTCGATCAAGAAAGCACTTGATTGGATCAAGAGCCTGACTGAAGAGCCTGAAGTTGGTCGTATTTACGAAGGAACCGTTGTGTCGATCAAAGACTTTGGCGCCTTCGTGAATATTATGCCGGGTACCGACGGTATGGTGCATATTTCGCAGTTGAGTGACAAGCGTGTTGAAAAAGTCACCGATGTCCTGCACGAAGGACAGGTCGTCAAGGTAAAACTAACCGGTATCGATGAACGCGGTCGCCTTAGCCTCAGTCTTAAAGACGCGGAGTAG
- a CDS encoding Phage SPO1 DNA polymerase-related protein (RAAC3_TM7_1_404): MNAVALASVLKTRSSRVDKKALLEQIAADIRSENVCPDLAKGAHSLVMGDGNADADIIFIGEAPGKNEDEQGLPFVGAAGKFLNEMLAAADMDRSDVFITNIVKYRPPNNRDPLPEEKQAFWPYLARQLEIIDPKAIVTLGRHSMEFFLPDARISQIHGHAVRKKVKYHDGKEYEWLIIPLYHPAAALYNGSMRQTLIDDFLRVPQMIKQMEDLSNID; this comes from the coding sequence ATGAACGCGGTCGCCTTAGCCTCAGTCTTAAAGACGCGGAGTAGTAGAGTGGATAAAAAAGCTCTACTTGAGCAAATTGCGGCAGACATTCGAAGCGAGAATGTCTGTCCAGATTTGGCCAAGGGTGCACATAGCTTAGTAATGGGCGATGGCAATGCAGATGCCGATATCATCTTTATTGGTGAAGCGCCAGGAAAGAATGAGGACGAGCAGGGATTGCCATTTGTCGGCGCCGCAGGGAAGTTTCTCAACGAAATGCTGGCTGCCGCCGACATGGATCGTAGCGATGTCTTTATCACCAATATTGTGAAGTACCGCCCACCGAATAACCGTGACCCCCTGCCAGAGGAAAAACAGGCTTTTTGGCCGTACTTAGCGCGGCAGCTGGAGATCATTGATCCTAAAGCGATTGTCACGTTAGGTCGTCATAGCATGGAATTTTTCTTACCAGATGCCCGCATCAGTCAAATCCACGGACATGCTGTCAGGAAAAAGGTAAAATACCATGACGGAAAAGAGTATGAATGGCTAATCATTCCGCTTTATCACCCCGCAGCAGCACTCTATAATGGCAGCATGAGGCAGACATTAATCGACGACTTCTTACGAGTACCGCAAATGATAAAACAAATGGAGGACTTGTCAAATATCGACTAA